In the Bradyrhizobium guangzhouense genome, one interval contains:
- a CDS encoding MFS transporter has translation MISTLPAAAREPDHPKADGLPAERRRWAIAAIFTALAMASLDTAIANIALPAIAADLHVSPEQSVWVVNVYQIALVATLLPLGALGEIVGHQRIYLGGLILFTIASLLCAVAWSLDSLLVARTLQGLGASGIMSVNTALVRFVYPGRMQGRGFGHNALVVATAFTFGPSIASAILAVGPWPWLFAVNIPFGLLATGIGFAMLPKTPRADHGFDFLGALLAAICLGLFITGIGSAAHNLSPVLVGFELVTALALGFVLTRRHADHPAPMLPIDLFARPMFALSAATAVCSFAVQGLAFVSLPFYFEDVLGRSQVETGFFMTPWPLVVGIMAPIAGRLSDRHPVGLLGGIGLILLGLGMALLALLPASPSVPDIVWRIMICGMGFGFFQAPNMKAIMSSAPPHRGGSASGIVATARLTGQTTGAALAAACFALAGHNGATVALALGACFAGLGSVMSFLRLAVK, from the coding sequence ATGATATCAACGTTACCTGCCGCTGCGCGCGAGCCCGATCATCCCAAAGCCGACGGCCTGCCAGCCGAACGGCGGCGCTGGGCGATTGCCGCGATCTTCACCGCGCTGGCGATGGCCTCGCTCGACACCGCGATCGCCAACATCGCACTGCCCGCCATCGCCGCCGATCTGCATGTCAGCCCCGAGCAATCGGTCTGGGTGGTCAATGTCTACCAGATCGCGCTGGTGGCGACCCTGCTGCCGCTCGGCGCGCTCGGCGAGATCGTCGGGCACCAGCGCATCTATCTCGGCGGGCTGATCCTGTTCACCATCGCCTCGCTGCTCTGCGCGGTCGCGTGGTCGCTCGACAGCCTGCTGGTCGCACGCACGCTGCAGGGCCTGGGCGCGAGCGGCATCATGAGCGTCAACACCGCGCTGGTGCGCTTCGTCTATCCTGGCCGGATGCAGGGCCGCGGCTTCGGCCACAACGCGCTGGTGGTCGCCACCGCCTTCACCTTCGGGCCGTCGATTGCATCTGCGATCCTGGCGGTCGGCCCGTGGCCATGGCTGTTCGCCGTCAACATCCCTTTCGGCCTCCTCGCAACAGGCATCGGCTTCGCGATGCTGCCGAAGACGCCGCGCGCCGATCACGGTTTTGATTTTCTCGGCGCACTGCTGGCGGCAATCTGCCTCGGCCTGTTCATCACGGGCATCGGCAGCGCCGCGCATAATCTGTCGCCTGTCCTCGTCGGCTTCGAGCTGGTGACGGCACTCGCGCTCGGCTTCGTCCTGACGCGCCGCCACGCCGATCATCCGGCGCCAATGCTGCCGATCGATTTGTTCGCGCGGCCGATGTTCGCGCTGTCGGCGGCAACGGCGGTCTGCTCCTTTGCCGTGCAGGGTCTCGCCTTCGTCTCGCTACCGTTCTATTTCGAGGACGTGCTCGGCCGCTCGCAGGTCGAGACCGGTTTCTTCATGACGCCGTGGCCGCTGGTGGTCGGCATCATGGCTCCGATCGCCGGCCGGCTCTCCGATCGCCATCCCGTCGGCCTCCTGGGCGGCATCGGCCTTATTTTGCTCGGTCTCGGCATGGCCCTGCTGGCCCTGCTTCCGGCGAGCCCGAGCGTTCCCGATATCGTCTGGCGGATCATGATCTGCGGCATGGGGTTCGGCTTCTTCCAGGCGCCGAACATGAAAGCGATCATGTCAAGCGCCCCGCCACACCGCGGCGGCAGCGCCTCGGGTATCGTCGCCACTGCGCGCCTGACCGGGCAGACCACCGGCGCGGCACTTGCCGCGGCTTGCTTCGCGCTCGCCGGTCACAATGGCGCCACCGTCGCACTGGCACTCGGTGCATGCTTTGCCGGGCTCGGCAGCGTGATGAGCTTTTTGCGATTGGCCGTGAAGTAG
- a CDS encoding carbohydrate ABC transporter permease → MSALTQSTPAAAQSDAAPEKELRPPSYWPFVIPALVVVLAIIIFPWVFTIWMSLNEWQVGSPTTFVGFSNYLRLTGDPRFIEAIGHTLVYTVLSVLLPLVFGTIAAVVFHQKFAGRGFLRGIFIMPMMATPVAIALVWTMMFHPQLGVLNYLLSLVGIPAQLWVFHPATVIPSLVLVETWQWTPLVMLIVLGGLAAIPTEPYESAQIDGASLWQVFRFITLPLIMPFLFIAGMIRMIDAVKSFDIIFAITQGGPGSASETINIYLYSVAFTYYDLGYGSAIAVVFFLLIVLLAAVMLYARQRMLWTEIASGT, encoded by the coding sequence GTGAGTGCGTTGACACAATCGACTCCGGCCGCGGCGCAGTCTGATGCCGCGCCGGAGAAGGAATTGCGGCCGCCGTCCTATTGGCCGTTCGTGATACCGGCGCTGGTCGTCGTGCTCGCGATCATCATCTTTCCCTGGGTCTTCACCATCTGGATGAGCCTGAACGAATGGCAGGTCGGTTCGCCGACCACTTTCGTCGGGTTCTCCAACTATCTGCGGCTGACCGGCGATCCACGTTTCATCGAGGCAATCGGACATACGCTGGTCTACACCGTGCTGTCCGTCCTTCTGCCGCTCGTGTTCGGGACGATCGCGGCCGTGGTGTTTCACCAGAAATTCGCGGGCCGCGGCTTCCTGCGCGGCATCTTCATCATGCCGATGATGGCGACGCCAGTGGCGATCGCGTTGGTCTGGACCATGATGTTCCACCCGCAGCTCGGCGTGCTCAACTATTTGCTGTCGCTGGTCGGGATTCCCGCGCAGCTCTGGGTGTTTCATCCGGCAACGGTGATCCCCTCGCTGGTGCTGGTGGAGACCTGGCAGTGGACGCCGCTGGTGATGCTGATCGTGCTCGGCGGGCTTGCTGCGATCCCGACCGAACCCTACGAGAGCGCGCAGATCGACGGCGCCAGCCTGTGGCAGGTGTTCCGCTTCATCACCCTGCCGCTGATCATGCCGTTCCTGTTCATCGCCGGCATGATCCGCATGATCGACGCCGTGAAGAGCTTCGACATCATCTTCGCAATCACCCAGGGCGGGCCCGGCTCGGCGTCGGAGACGATCAACATCTATCTCTACAGCGTCGCCTTCACCTATTACGACCTCGGCTACGGCTCGGCGATCGCGGTGGTATTCTTCCTGCTGATCGTCCTGCTTGCAGCAGTGATGCTCTATGCCCGCCAGCGCATGCTGTGGACCGAAATCGCGAGCGGCACATGA
- a CDS encoding ABC transporter substrate-binding protein, with amino-acid sequence MADHKISRRTLLTGTAAAGALSLTGLPARAEVNWKKYAGTKLEVILAKGPRGDNLQKYVKEFTELTGIQVESEQIPEQQQRQKCVIELTSGRPSFDVVHLSYHVQKRQFEKAGWLADLTPYMKDPALTAPDLVESDFSAAGLQYAKNDKGQMLSLPWSVDYFILYYNKELFQKKGVAVPKTLDEMVTAAEKLTDPKEGTFGFVGRGLRNANMTLWTNFFLDYGGEFLDAKGNILTDGPEAIAATKLYQTLLTKVAPPGVAGFNWMESMASFTQGRSAMWIDGVGWAPPLEDPAASRVVGKVGYTVVPAGPKGQYSATYGDGIGIAAASKNKEAAYLLCQWIVSKQQGARLLQAGGGVPFRNSILNDAEVQSGVKMPKEWLQSVIDSAKISKLGLPVVIPVAEFRDIVGAALTATLSGADPATELKKANDQYRPILERSEKA; translated from the coding sequence GTGGCTGACCATAAGATCTCGCGCCGTACGCTGTTGACGGGCACTGCTGCGGCTGGCGCGCTCAGCCTCACCGGGCTTCCGGCGCGCGCCGAGGTGAATTGGAAGAAATATGCTGGCACCAAGCTGGAGGTGATTCTCGCCAAGGGGCCGCGCGGCGACAATCTGCAAAAATACGTCAAGGAATTCACCGAGCTCACCGGCATCCAGGTCGAATCCGAGCAAATCCCCGAACAGCAGCAACGGCAGAAATGCGTCATCGAGCTCACCTCGGGCCGGCCGAGCTTCGACGTCGTTCATCTCAGCTATCACGTGCAGAAGCGGCAGTTCGAGAAGGCCGGCTGGCTCGCCGACCTCACGCCCTACATGAAGGATCCGGCGCTGACCGCGCCCGATCTCGTGGAGAGCGATTTCTCGGCCGCCGGCCTGCAATACGCCAAGAACGACAAGGGCCAGATGCTGTCGCTGCCCTGGTCGGTCGATTATTTCATCCTCTACTACAACAAGGAGCTGTTCCAGAAGAAGGGTGTCGCCGTCCCCAAGACCCTCGATGAGATGGTCACGGCCGCCGAGAAGCTCACCGACCCCAAGGAAGGCACCTTCGGCTTCGTCGGACGCGGCCTGCGCAACGCAAACATGACGTTGTGGACCAATTTCTTCCTCGACTATGGTGGTGAATTCCTCGACGCCAAGGGCAACATCCTGACCGACGGCCCCGAAGCGATCGCCGCGACGAAACTCTATCAAACGCTGCTGACGAAAGTCGCTCCGCCCGGCGTCGCCGGCTTCAACTGGATGGAGTCGATGGCCTCGTTCACGCAAGGACGTTCGGCGATGTGGATCGATGGCGTCGGCTGGGCGCCGCCGCTGGAAGATCCGGCGGCCTCGCGCGTGGTCGGCAAGGTCGGCTACACCGTCGTGCCCGCCGGACCGAAGGGACAATATTCGGCAACCTATGGCGACGGCATCGGCATTGCCGCGGCGAGCAAGAACAAGGAAGCCGCCTATCTGCTCTGCCAGTGGATCGTCTCGAAGCAGCAGGGCGCGCGGCTCTTGCAAGCCGGTGGTGGCGTGCCGTTCCGCAACTCCATCCTGAACGATGCGGAGGTCCAGAGCGGCGTCAAGATGCCGAAGGAATGGCTGCAATCGGTGATCGATTCAGCCAAGATCAGCAAGCTCGGCCTGCCCGTGGTGATCCCGGTCGCCGAATTCCGCGACATCGTCGGCGCGGCGCTCACCGCGACATTGTCGGGCGCAGATCCCGCGACCGAGCTGAAGAAGGCCAACGATCAGTACCGTCCGATCCTGGAGCGTAGCGAAAAGGCGTGA
- the soxZ gene encoding thiosulfate oxidation carrier complex protein SoxZ, producing MAALINVPAKAKRGDIIEIRTLTSHIMETGFRRTMDGALVPRDIITSFTCRYNGTEIFRADLFPAIAANPYLSFFTVAEESGKLEFEWIGDNGYSSTASASITVE from the coding sequence ATGGCCGCGCTCATCAACGTTCCCGCCAAGGCCAAACGCGGCGACATCATCGAGATCCGCACGCTGACCTCGCACATCATGGAAACCGGCTTCCGCCGCACCATGGACGGCGCGCTGGTGCCGCGCGATATCATCACGAGCTTCACCTGCCGCTACAACGGCACCGAGATTTTTCGCGCGGATCTGTTTCCGGCGATCGCCGCCAACCCGTACTTGTCCTTCTTCACGGTCGCCGAGGAGAGCGGCAAGCTCGAGTTCGAATGGATCGGCGACAACGGCTACTCGTCCACGGCATCGGCATCGATCACGGTCGAATGA
- the soxA gene encoding sulfur oxidation c-type cytochrome SoxA encodes MKFYRAIAVAALAAMAPALLAGEIPPDARRSGYSFMSPDTRAMQDDDTSNPGMLFVLDGEVLWGKKVGRADKACADCHGDARGSMKGVAARYPAFDRTRGRPVTLDQRINLCRANHQQASPLPYESRDILALSAFVAHQSRGVAITTGDDPQLFPFVEQGRSLFMQREGQLNLACTNCHDDNFDKHLAGSSITQGQPTGYPLYRLEWQTLGSLERRLRSCMTGVRAQAYDYGAPELVALELYLMSRARGMPMETPAVRP; translated from the coding sequence ATGAAGTTTTATCGCGCGATAGCGGTGGCGGCGCTTGCCGCCATGGCCCCTGCCCTGCTGGCGGGTGAGATCCCGCCCGATGCACGCCGCTCCGGCTATTCCTTCATGAGTCCCGATACACGCGCCATGCAGGATGACGACACCTCCAATCCGGGCATGCTCTTCGTGCTGGATGGCGAAGTCTTGTGGGGCAAGAAGGTCGGCCGCGCCGACAAGGCGTGCGCGGACTGTCACGGCGATGCGCGAGGCAGTATGAAAGGCGTCGCGGCACGCTATCCGGCGTTCGACCGGACGCGGGGGCGCCCCGTCACCCTCGACCAGCGCATCAACCTTTGCAGAGCCAATCATCAGCAAGCGAGCCCATTGCCTTACGAGAGCCGCGACATCCTTGCGCTGTCCGCCTTCGTTGCTCATCAGTCGCGCGGCGTTGCGATCACCACAGGCGATGATCCACAACTTTTTCCCTTCGTCGAACAGGGCCGCAGCCTCTTCATGCAGCGCGAGGGGCAACTCAACCTGGCCTGTACCAATTGCCATGACGACAACTTTGACAAGCACCTCGCGGGCTCCTCGATCACGCAAGGACAACCGACCGGCTATCCGCTCTATCGGCTGGAATGGCAGACGCTGGGATCCCTGGAGCGGCGCTTGCGGAGCTGCATGACCGGCGTCCGTGCCCAGGCCTATGATTATGGCGCGCCCGAATTGGTCGCGCTCGAGCTTTACCTGATGTCGCGGGCTCGCGGAATGCCGATGGAAACGCCAGCGGTGCGACCGTAA
- a CDS encoding SoxY-related AACIE arm protein, with amino-acid sequence MPTTRRQFLSFAGGITVAGTIPVVTLRPLEATPAMLNTAIRNVVGEAPIRTGKVKLDIPPLVENGNTVPMTVSVASPMTPDDYVKSIHVFNEKNPQPNIGNFHLNPSCGRAQVSTRIRLADTQKVVAIARLSDDSFWQVTADIVVTLAACTEEVN; translated from the coding sequence ATGCCGACGACGCGACGACAATTTCTGAGCTTTGCCGGAGGCATCACGGTCGCCGGAACGATCCCGGTCGTCACGTTGCGACCGCTCGAAGCGACGCCAGCGATGCTCAACACTGCAATCCGGAACGTCGTCGGCGAAGCTCCAATTCGCACCGGCAAGGTGAAGCTCGACATTCCGCCGCTGGTCGAAAACGGCAACACGGTGCCGATGACGGTCAGCGTCGCAAGCCCGATGACGCCGGACGACTACGTCAAGAGCATCCACGTCTTCAACGAGAAGAACCCGCAGCCCAACATCGGAAACTTCCACCTGAACCCGTCCTGCGGCCGCGCGCAGGTCTCGACGCGGATCCGGCTTGCCGACACCCAGAAAGTGGTCGCCATCGCTCGCCTCTCCGACGACAGCTTCTGGCAGGTCACGGCGGATATTGTCGTGACGCTCGCCGCCTGCACCGAGGAGGTGAATTGA
- a CDS encoding isocitrate/isopropylmalate dehydrogenase family protein codes for MHIVVLPGDGIGPEITAATSGVLRAASERFQLNLRLEEHAVGHASLKLAGTTVRPELLDIVRAADGLILGPTATFDFKDEAHGEINPSRHFRKNLDLYANIRPARTYAGRPGRLGDFDLVVVRENTEGFYADRNMEQGNGELLVTSDVVISLRRITRACCERIAHAACRLAMKRRKHLTIVHKANVLKIGDGMFLDICRAAANAYPGLAVDDILVDAMMAHVVRSPDRFDVIVATNMFGDILSDLTAELSGSLGLGGSLNVGDRYAMAQAAHGSAPDIAGQDVANPVSLILSTALLLAWHGERSGAVRYEEAARAIETAVAKALGAGRATRDVGGKLGTIAAGAAIAEILEAE; via the coding sequence ATGCACATCGTCGTTCTGCCGGGAGACGGCATAGGACCGGAGATCACGGCCGCGACATCAGGCGTGCTGCGCGCGGCCTCCGAGCGCTTCCAGCTCAACCTGCGGCTGGAGGAGCATGCGGTCGGGCATGCGAGCCTGAAGCTGGCAGGCACCACGGTGCGCCCCGAGCTGCTCGACATCGTCCGCGCCGCCGACGGCCTGATCCTGGGGCCGACCGCGACCTTCGACTTCAAGGACGAGGCGCATGGCGAGATCAATCCGTCCAGGCACTTCCGCAAGAACCTCGACCTCTACGCCAACATCCGCCCGGCGCGCACCTATGCCGGGCGGCCCGGCAGGCTCGGCGATTTCGATCTCGTGGTCGTGCGCGAGAACACGGAGGGCTTTTACGCCGACCGCAACATGGAGCAGGGCAATGGCGAGCTGCTGGTCACGTCAGATGTCGTGATCTCGCTGCGCCGGATCACGCGGGCGTGCTGCGAGCGCATCGCGCATGCCGCCTGCCGGCTGGCGATGAAACGGCGCAAGCATCTGACCATCGTGCACAAGGCCAATGTGCTCAAGATCGGCGACGGCATGTTTCTCGACATCTGCCGGGCGGCGGCGAACGCGTACCCGGGCCTCGCTGTCGACGACATCCTCGTCGACGCCATGATGGCGCATGTGGTGCGGAGCCCCGACCGTTTCGACGTCATCGTCGCTACCAACATGTTCGGCGATATCCTGTCCGATCTCACCGCCGAGCTGTCGGGCAGCCTCGGCCTTGGCGGCTCGCTCAATGTCGGCGACCGCTATGCCATGGCGCAGGCCGCGCACGGCTCGGCGCCCGACATCGCAGGGCAGGACGTCGCCAACCCGGTCTCGCTGATCCTCTCGACCGCGCTGCTGCTTGCCTGGCACGGCGAGCGGAGCGGCGCGGTCCGCTACGAGGAAGCGGCGCGCGCAATCGAAACGGCGGTAGCGAAGGCGCTCGGCGCGGGCAGGGCGACGCGCGACGTCGGCGGCAAGCTCGGCACCATCGCGGCGGGCGCTGCGATTGCGGAGATCCTGGA
- a CDS encoding xanthine dehydrogenase family protein molybdopterin-binding subunit — translation MNKHVSPKLNRRAFVVGTAAVGAGLALGFDLPFGGPTVVRAADGSPEVNAWVVIRPDDTVVIRIARSEMGQGSLTGLAQLVAEELECDWTKVTTEFPSPGQNVARKRVWGDYSTGGSRGIRASHDYVRKGGATARVMLIQAAANEWKVPASECTAASSVITHTPSGKITTYGKVAEAAAKLTPPADVKLKDPKDWRLIGKGVKRLDTADKVTGTTVYGIDVKLPGMLNAAIKDCPVTGGKLKSYDEAKISGMKGVKKVVKVGDTAVAVVADTFWHAKTALDALPIVWDEGENAKVSSASIAKWLAEGLDGGPAYVGNSNGDAKAALAGAAKTIEAVYNYPYQNHATMEPMNATALYTADKCEVWCGTQNGEAAFAATLEASELPAEKCDVNKLLLGGGFGRRGQTDYVRQAVLIAKQMPGTPIKLIWTREEDMTHGRYHPVTQCKLTAGFDADNNLTAFHMRISGQSILASLRPDALVKGMDAATFAGLNARGDAPFGYTVPNLLIEHSMRNPHIIPGFWRGVNVNQNAIYVECFMDELAHAADQDPLEFRRKLMKDHPKNLAVLEAVAEKIGWSTAPPQGIYRGLAHFASYGSFVAAAAEISVTDGTKIKVHRIVAATDPGYAVNPAQIERQIAGSFVYGLSGLFYGGITIKDGAVEQTNFDTYDSMRIAAMPKVESIVMPSGGFWGGVGEPTIGVAGPAVLNAYFAATGKRIRSVPLRDQNITFA, via the coding sequence ATGAACAAGCACGTCTCTCCCAAGTTGAACCGCCGCGCCTTCGTGGTGGGCACAGCCGCTGTCGGCGCTGGTCTTGCCCTCGGTTTCGATCTGCCGTTTGGCGGCCCCACCGTGGTTCGCGCCGCTGACGGCTCGCCCGAGGTCAATGCCTGGGTCGTGATCCGGCCCGACGATACCGTGGTGATCCGCATCGCCCGCTCCGAGATGGGACAGGGCTCGCTGACCGGCCTCGCCCAGCTCGTCGCCGAGGAACTCGAATGCGACTGGACCAAGGTCACCACCGAATTCCCCTCGCCCGGCCAGAACGTCGCTCGCAAGCGCGTGTGGGGCGATTACTCGACCGGCGGCAGCCGCGGCATCCGTGCCTCGCACGACTATGTGCGCAAGGGCGGCGCCACCGCGCGCGTGATGCTGATCCAGGCCGCGGCCAATGAATGGAAAGTGCCGGCTTCCGAATGCACGGCCGCCAGCAGCGTCATCACCCACACGCCGTCCGGCAAGATCACGACCTACGGCAAGGTCGCCGAAGCCGCGGCCAAGCTGACGCCCCCGGCTGACGTCAAGCTAAAGGATCCCAAGGATTGGCGGCTGATCGGCAAGGGCGTGAAGCGGCTCGACACCGCGGACAAGGTCACCGGCACCACCGTCTATGGCATCGACGTCAAGCTGCCCGGCATGCTCAATGCCGCGATCAAGGATTGCCCGGTTACCGGCGGCAAGCTGAAGAGCTATGATGAAGCCAAGATCTCCGGCATGAAAGGTGTGAAGAAGGTGGTGAAGGTCGGCGACACCGCGGTCGCGGTCGTGGCCGACACGTTCTGGCACGCCAAGACCGCGCTCGATGCGCTGCCGATCGTCTGGGATGAAGGCGAGAACGCCAAAGTCTCCAGCGCCTCGATCGCAAAGTGGCTGGCCGAAGGCCTCGATGGCGGTCCGGCCTATGTCGGCAATTCCAACGGCGATGCGAAGGCCGCGCTTGCAGGTGCCGCCAAGACGATCGAAGCCGTCTACAACTATCCCTACCAGAACCACGCCACGATGGAGCCGATGAACGCCACTGCGCTCTATACGGCCGACAAATGCGAGGTCTGGTGCGGCACGCAGAATGGCGAGGCCGCCTTCGCCGCCACGCTGGAAGCATCAGAGCTTCCCGCCGAGAAATGCGACGTCAACAAGCTGCTGCTCGGCGGCGGTTTCGGCCGGCGCGGCCAGACCGACTATGTCCGGCAGGCCGTGCTGATCGCCAAGCAGATGCCGGGCACGCCGATCAAGCTGATATGGACTCGCGAGGAGGACATGACGCACGGCCGGTACCACCCGGTCACGCAATGCAAGCTCACCGCGGGCTTCGATGCCGACAACAATCTGACGGCATTCCATATGCGGATCTCCGGCCAGTCGATCCTTGCGAGCTTGAGGCCGGATGCACTCGTCAAGGGCATGGACGCGGCGACGTTCGCCGGCCTCAACGCCAGGGGCGATGCCCCGTTTGGATACACGGTGCCCAATCTCCTGATCGAGCACTCGATGCGCAATCCGCACATCATCCCGGGCTTCTGGCGCGGGGTGAACGTGAACCAGAACGCCATCTATGTCGAATGCTTCATGGATGAGCTGGCGCACGCGGCAGACCAGGACCCGCTGGAGTTCCGGCGCAAGTTGATGAAGGATCATCCGAAGAATCTCGCGGTGCTGGAAGCCGTGGCTGAGAAGATCGGCTGGAGCACCGCACCGCCGCAGGGCATCTACCGCGGACTTGCACACTTCGCCTCCTACGGCAGCTTTGTCGCGGCGGCCGCGGAGATCTCCGTCACCGACGGCACCAAGATCAAGGTGCATCGCATCGTCGCGGCGACCGATCCCGGCTATGCCGTCAACCCGGCCCAGATCGAGCGGCAGATTGCCGGCTCGTTCGTCTACGGCCTGAGCGGACTGTTCTATGGCGGCATCACGATCAAGGATGGCGCCGTCGAACAGACAAACTTCGATACCTACGATTCGATGCGGATCGCGGCGATGCCGAAAGTGGAATCGATCGTGATGCCGAGCGGTGGTTTCTGGGGCGGCGTCGGAGAGCCGACCATTGGCGTGGCGGGACCTGCGGTGCTCAACGCCTATTTCGCGGCGACCGGCAAGCGAATCCGTTCCGTACCGCTTCGCGATCAGAACATCACCTTCGCCTAA
- the soxX gene encoding sulfur oxidation c-type cytochrome SoxX, translating to MARSTVTIAVLIASVVQVANARAEGLAPYEITGDGITTPLTGAPGDATRGRALVLARTTTCILCHSGPFPETRFQGDLAPDLAGVGNRWTVSQLRLRLVDASRFNPDTIMPSYYRNDGMVRVARNFVGKPILSATDIEDIVAYLATLRN from the coding sequence TTGGCTAGATCGACGGTCACCATCGCAGTGCTGATTGCCAGCGTGGTGCAGGTCGCGAACGCGCGCGCCGAGGGACTGGCGCCCTATGAGATCACCGGCGACGGCATCACGACACCGCTCACAGGCGCGCCGGGCGATGCCACGCGCGGGCGCGCTCTGGTGCTGGCGCGAACGACGACCTGCATCCTCTGCCATTCCGGCCCGTTTCCGGAAACACGGTTCCAGGGTGACCTCGCGCCCGATCTCGCCGGCGTGGGGAACCGCTGGACGGTGAGCCAGCTGCGACTTCGACTGGTTGACGCCTCCCGCTTCAACCCGGACACCATCATGCCGTCCTATTATCGCAACGATGGAATGGTGCGGGTCGCACGCAATTTCGTCGGGAAACCGATATTGTCGGCCACTGACATCGAGGACATCGTGGCTTATCTCGCAACGCTTCGGAACTAG
- a CDS encoding (2Fe-2S)-binding protein: MANLTINGKTFTLDVEPDTPLLWAIRENAGLTGTKYGCGIAQCGACTVHMDGVATRSCGISVAEAEGKKITTIEGLASGATLHKVQEAWIAQDVPQCGYCQSGMIMAVAALLSEKPKPTDADIDEAITNICRCGTFQQVREAIHTIASA, from the coding sequence ATGGCAAACCTAACAATCAACGGAAAAACCTTCACGCTCGATGTCGAGCCCGATACGCCGCTGCTCTGGGCGATCCGCGAGAATGCCGGCCTCACCGGCACCAAATATGGCTGCGGCATCGCCCAATGCGGCGCCTGCACCGTGCACATGGACGGCGTCGCCACCCGCTCCTGCGGGATCTCGGTTGCCGAGGCCGAGGGCAAGAAGATCACAACGATCGAAGGGCTCGCCTCCGGCGCCACGCTGCACAAGGTGCAGGAGGCCTGGATCGCGCAGGACGTTCCGCAATGCGGCTATTGCCAGAGCGGCATGATCATGGCCGTGGCAGCGCTGCTGAGCGAGAAGCCGAAGCCGACCGATGCCGATATCGACGAGGCCATCACCAATATCTGCCGCTGCGGCACTTTCCAGCAGGTGCGCGAGGCGATCCACACGATCGCAAGCGCGTAA
- a CDS encoding NAD(P)/FAD-dependent oxidoreductase: MILMTARPMTRRTAVLGITAAAASLARPSLLRGQSKGRVVVVGGGFGGAACARALKRAQAGLQVILIDPNAIFTACPFSNEVIAGLRNIDAQQFGHEKVAAEGVTVIGQTVTTIAPEQRSVMTADGVALPYDRLVLSPGIDFHFEALPGYDEAASAKMPHAWKAGAQTLLLRKQLEAMEDGGTVAIAVPANPSRCPPAPYERASLIAHYLKTKKPRSKVLILDAKDNFSQQRLFEKAWKELYGDMIERIGLSQGGRVTSVDPSTKTIVTEFGNYTPDVANVIPPQRAGHIAESAGATDVTGWCPIDPVTFESKLVRNVHVIGDACLGGGIPKSASAAGAQGKACAAAIVSLLAGRTPETPRLTGVCYNIVAPGYGFSLSGNYQPKGDVFAEVEGGATSPVDAPREVRTREATDAERWFRTITADTFG, encoded by the coding sequence ATGATCCTGATGACCGCGCGACCGATGACACGGCGAACTGCCGTGCTCGGCATCACCGCCGCGGCCGCGTCATTGGCGCGGCCATCGCTCCTACGTGGGCAATCGAAAGGTCGCGTCGTCGTGGTCGGCGGCGGTTTTGGCGGAGCTGCCTGCGCCCGCGCGCTCAAGCGGGCGCAAGCCGGCCTGCAGGTGATCCTGATCGACCCCAATGCGATCTTCACCGCCTGCCCGTTCAGCAACGAGGTGATCGCGGGTTTGCGCAACATCGACGCGCAGCAATTTGGCCATGAGAAGGTCGCCGCCGAGGGCGTCACCGTGATTGGCCAGACCGTGACCACCATCGCGCCTGAGCAGCGCAGCGTCATGACGGCCGACGGTGTCGCGCTGCCCTATGACCGCCTGGTGCTCTCGCCCGGCATCGATTTCCATTTCGAAGCTCTGCCCGGCTATGACGAGGCCGCATCGGCAAAAATGCCGCACGCCTGGAAGGCCGGAGCCCAGACGCTCCTGCTGCGCAAACAGCTGGAGGCGATGGAGGATGGTGGCACGGTCGCCATCGCGGTCCCCGCCAATCCCTCGCGCTGTCCGCCCGCGCCTTACGAGCGCGCCAGCCTGATCGCGCATTATCTGAAGACGAAGAAGCCGCGCTCGAAAGTGCTGATCCTCGACGCCAAGGACAATTTCTCGCAGCAGCGGCTGTTCGAGAAGGCGTGGAAAGAACTGTATGGCGACATGATCGAACGGATCGGCCTGTCACAAGGCGGCCGCGTGACATCCGTGGATCCTTCGACCAAGACCATCGTCACCGAGTTCGGCAATTACACTCCTGACGTCGCCAATGTCATCCCGCCGCAACGCGCTGGGCACATTGCCGAGAGCGCGGGTGCAACCGATGTCACCGGCTGGTGCCCGATCGATCCTGTCACCTTCGAGTCGAAACTCGTCAGGAACGTCCACGTCATCGGCGACGCCTGCCTTGGCGGCGGCATTCCCAAATCGGCATCGGCCGCAGGCGCGCAAGGCAAGGCGTGCGCGGCCGCCATCGTCAGTCTGCTCGCCGGCCGCACGCCGGAAACACCGCGGCTCACCGGCGTCTGCTACAACATTGTCGCACCGGGTTATGGCTTCTCGCTGTCAGGCAACTACCAGCCCAAGGGCGACGTCTTTGCCGAGGTCGAGGGCGGCGCTACGAGCCCGGTCGATGCGCCGCGCGAGGTGCGCACCCGCGAAGCGACCGACGCGGAGCGCTGGTTTCGAACCATCACGGCGGACACCTTTGGCTAG